Proteins encoded together in one Theileria parva strain Muguga chromosome 3 map unlocalized ctg_530, whole genome shotgun sequence window:
- the G6PD gene encoding Glucose-6-phosphate dehydrogenase domain protein — protein MKTEKVLSFEESVPEKLYKRVFKTLSTMDSYASFSTINSNICSDYNSWLKSFYSSKINDFLDFQNTSHILNANGEVFDEYDDVLFEPCLLDCHTEEGFVLTASHLILHKIRRKLAKSPDTTVKIGLSGGHTPRGIYRFLGSMKDLDLDFNRIIFFLVDERYVPSDDEMSNLRLLRNTLLKHWPIPESNLIFPDTSLPLEECIKKYEADLEEIFGVVTTHPNSTKEPYPGGNLVGKGEMVSTEFESFDHSYYKPKYSSVPDLVTLGIGEDFHIAGLFPEYLSTLDSAYVTDSLHRVMATYTETTVVRERISCSLPFLSCARTKLFFLKGERKKRIWNTMLEYKHYDPIRFPATQIFTKPGCIAVLDSSTIRKVRIKVPIDQNDFLTFILFGSGGDLARRKIYPALFHLFYLGFLPNKFHILAISRSHCDFEEFFSQISNDIFSSITTNIFMRNPAVRFDFPSVITEFKSRCSRICLRYDDSSFFERFKKTLREIEHNSETSHRMVYLATPSEAYQNILRVVTSCCKPENGWFRVMLEKPFGRDLQSCEEIDRFLNKHVAPDEAFLVDHYLGKPVVGCILSTKIGSNYARIFNRRYIKSVHILLKEEIGSFGREYFESYGIIRDMIQNHGMQLLSLIAMQCPNKKYLHQNKYTTLKCVRTVTLDDLVIGQYGESEKGCSYRDEKGVPKDSLCATYCTVVLWIDNEYWRGVPFVITSGKGLDDKLVEIRLSLKRDPPVDTCYEFTPTHLVYRIQPVPSVFWRKDCTEVKVRDFNDPFSYDFENEKIFNTEEKILVDVESSAAKRTIEGAYELLFFNAFSNKRDLFPTIQQVNEAWRIFTPVLHEIAEKKIEPFLYPRGSQGPKEADDLLSIL, from the exons ATGAAAACTGAGAAGGTTTTAAGCTTTGAAGAATCAGTTCCCGAGAAGCTTTACAAGCGCGTTTTTAAGACATTGTCGACGATGGACTCTTATGCCTCATTTTCGACCATTAATTCCAATATTTGCTCCGACTACAACAGCTGGCTCAAGTCTTTTTATTCgtctaaaattaatgattttcTTGACTTTCAAAACACTTCGCATA TTCTGAATGCAAATGGTGAGGTTTTTGATGAATATGACGATGTGTTGTTTGAGCCTTGCCTCTTGGATTGTCACACTGAGGAAGGATTTGTTTTAACGGCCTCTCACTTGATTTTGCACAAGATTAGGAGGAAGTTGGCGAAGTCGCCTGACACTACTGTAAAAATCGGCCTTTCAGGTGGACACACTCCCAGAGGGATTTACCGTTTTCTGGGAAGTATGAAGGATTTGGACCTCGACTTTAACcgtataatattttttttagTGGACGAACGTTACGTGCCCTCAGATGACGAAATGTCTAATCTTAGACTCTTGAGAAATACTCTGCTAAAACACTGGCCGATTCCCGAGtctaatttaatattccCAGACACTTCTCTTCCCTTGGAAGAATGTATTAAAAAGTATGAAGCCGATTTAGAGGAAATTTTTGGTGTTGTTACCACTCACCCTAATTCCACTAAAGAGCCGTATCCTGGAG GAAATTTAGTAGGCAAAGGTGAGATGGTGAGCACAGAATTTGAATCATTCGACCATTCGTATTATAAGCCAAAGTACTCATCAGTGCCTGATTTGGTGACGTTGGGAATAGGAGAAGATTTCCACATAGCAGGGCTGTTCCCAGAGTATTTATCAACATTAGACTCAGCTTACGTGACTGACTCTTTGCACCGAGTGATGGCAACTTATACTGAGACAACTGTAGTTAGGGAGCGAATTTCATGTTCTCTACCATTCCTTTCATGTGCCCGTACTAAGTTGTTCTTTTTGAAAGGTGAACGGAAGAAGAGGATTTGGAACACAATGCTAGAGTATAAACATTACGATCCGATCCGATTTCCAGCCACACAGATCTTTACGAAGCCAGGCTGCATAGCTGTTCTGGATTCTTCAACGATTAGGAAAGTACGTATTAAGGTTCCAATTGACCAAAATGactttttaacttttattCTATTTGGCAGCGGAGGTGATCTTGCACGCAGGAAGATTTATCCAGCGCTTTTTCATTTGTTTTATCTAGGGTTTTTACCAAACAAGTTTCACATTCTAGCAATCTCGAGATCACACTGCGACTTTGAAGAGTTCTTCTCACAAATCTCAAACGACATTTTCTCGTCAATCACCACTAACATCTTCATGAGGAACCCCGCAGTACGGTTTGATTTCCCATCAGTCATCACAGAATTTAAAAGTCGATGCTCAAGAAT ATGTTTGAGGTACGATGACTCGAGTTTTTTTGAACGTTTTAAGAAGACGTTGCGTGAGATTGAACATAACTCAGAAACGTCTCACAGGATGGTATACCTAGCAACACCGTCAGAGGCTTACCAGAACATATTAAGAGTTGTGACGTCGTGTTGTAAGCCTGAGAATGGCTGGTTCAGAGTCATGTTGGAGAAGCCGTTTGGAAGAGATTTGCAGTCATGTGAGGAGATTGACAGGTTTCTGAACAAGCATGTTGCTCCCGATGAGGCGTTTTTGGTGGACCACTACCTGGGAAAGCCGGTGGTGGGCTgtattttatcaactaaAATCGGGAGCAATTATGCGCGCATTTTTAACCGCAGATACATTAAGAGCGTTCACATACTACTGAAGGAGGAAATCGGGTCCTTTGGAAGAGAATACTTTGAGTCGTACGGCATCATAAGGGATATGATACAGAATCACGGAATGCAGTTGTTGTCACTGATTGCGATGCAGTGTCCTAATAAGAAGTATTTACACCAAAATAAGTACACTACCcttaaatgtgttagaaCAGTGACACTCGACGATTTAGTAATAGGACAATATGGCGAGAGTGAAAAGGGCTGTAGTTACAGGGATGAAAAAGGTGTGCCGAAGGACTCTCTATGTGCTACATACTGCACAGTAGTGCTTTGGATAGATAATGAGTACTGGAGAGGTGTGCCATTTGTGATAACGTCGGGCAAGGGACTTGATGACAAGCTTGTGGAGATTAGACTTTCGTTAAAACGTGATCCGCCAGTAGATACTTGCTATGAATTCACCCCAACACATCTTGTGTATCGAATTCAGCCCGTGCCGTCAGTGTTTTGGAGAAAAGACTGCACTGAGGTAAAGGTCCGAGATTTCAATGATCCGTTCTCTTACgattttgaaaatgagAAGATATTCAATACTGAGGAGAAGATCCTGGTTGACGTTGAGTCCTCAGCAGCTAAACGCACAATTGAAGGCGCCTAtgaattgttattttttaatgcattttcaaataaaagGGATTTATTCCCCACTATACAGCAGGTTAATGAGGCGTGGAGAATATTCACGCCAGTTTTGCATGAAATCGCAGAAAAGAAAATTGAGCCGTTTTTATATCCAAGAGGGTCCCAAGGTCCCAAAGAGGCCGACGATCTTCTATCCATACTATAG
- a CDS encoding putative integral membrane protein produces the protein MLKSLIRRPDLHKGKLVGGFSFLMFALPTSAMLLLPPLARFFGLGPTLSMLTGVTTSVAMVIGLTLLYAWIAYKTDDNSEHPAKFILKNTKVD, from the coding sequence ATGTTAAAGAGCTTGATCAGAAGACCGGACCTTCACAAGGGGAAGCTTGTGGGAGGTTTTTCTTTTTTGATGTTTGCCCTTCCAACTTCAGCAATGCTGTTACTTCCACCACTCGCCCGCTTCTTCGGACTTGGACCAACTTTGTCTATGTTGACTGGTGTCACTACTTCAGTGGCAATGGTGATCGGATTGACTCTTCTGTATGCTTGGATCGCCTACAAAACCGACGATAATTCCGAACATCCCGCTAAATTCATACTCAAAAACACCAAAGTTGACTAA
- the cpsf3 gene encoding Beta-Casp domain protein — MDDRVRITVLGAGCEVGRSCVYVERENSCLMFDCGLHPALSGVGALPVFEAVDISKVQVCLVTHFHLDHCGAVPYLLSKTKFNGRILMTPATKSICHLLWTDYARMEQLLTVKTIFNDDDESMDELVCGSGLYSFEDVEHALDRIETIDFHQEITVNDMKISCYRAGHVLGACMFLIEIGGVRILYTGDYSMEKDRHLPSAEIPLTNVHLLISESTYGIRVHEERSQREMRFLHVVMDIIMRNGKCLLPVFALGRSQEILLILDDYWENNKQLHNVPIFYISPLASKSLKVYETFVGQCGEYIKQSVYNGFNPFNFKFVRYARSIKQIRNYLLRDGPCIIMTSPGMLQGGPSLEVFELLCPDNRNGVVLTGYAVKGTLADELKKDPELINLGTKVIKPRCSVEQISFSAHADYNQTKGFIKKLSVPNVILVHGERNEMKRMKDKLEEDIPQLTVFMPEVLQEVTLTFTPQCFIDTIGSLSSDLQLLDSTTLGGVFSVLDGNKEIDEVVSAVLLKDKDERIIYSDDVKEFDNLSINALNQKMFFTFPHKLEYLVKALKSVYNKVELISENEANVLDQVKLYKPNNQLLLTWESGPVSDFIADSIILMVIKLVTSNDSVMEEVKVNSSMNIEESFLKFTEIQLLQKFGTSLEKDDRILKYKLKDDELKEVYLTINLGLREVMSEDEKIKRNIMDIINHCKQHTTSNHILI, encoded by the exons ATGGATGATAGAGTTAGAATAACTGTATTAGGAGCTGGTTGTGAAGTTGGTAGATCATGTGTATATGTTGAACGTGAGAATTCATGTTTAATGTTTGACTGTGGTTTACACCCGGCTCTTTCAGGTGTTGGAGCTCTTCCTGTGTTTGAAGCTGTTGATATTTCGAAGGTTCAAGTGTGTTTGGTGACTCACTTTCATCTTGACCACTGTGGCGCAGTTCCTTACCTCCTCAGCAAGACCAAATTCAACGGTAGAATTCTCATGACTCCAGCAACCAAATCCATTTGCCACTTACTTTGGACTGATTACGCGAGAATGGAACAATTATTAACCGTaaaaactatttttaatg ATGATGATGAGAGTATGGATGAATTGGTATGTGGTTCTGGGTTATATTCATTTGAGGATGTTGAGCATGCCTTGGACCGGATTGAAACGATAGATTTTCATCAGGAGATTACCGTTAATGACATGAAGATATCGTGTTACAGAGCTGGCCATGTGCTTGGTGCTTGTATGTTCTTGATTGAGATTGGTGGTGTTCGTATTCTGTACACTGGTGACTATTCTATGGAAAAGGATAGACACTTGCCCAGTGCTGAAATCCCTCTCACTAATGTCCACTTGTTAATATCTGAGAGTACTTATGGGATTCGTGTCCACGAGGAACGAAGTCAGAGAGAAATGCGGTTTCTTCATGTTGTTATGGACATAATAATGCGTAATGGGAAGTGTCTTTTACCAGTTTTTGCACTTGGAAGATCACAGgaaattttactaattctTGACGATTACTGGGAAAATAACAAACAATTACATAATGTGCCCATTTTTTATATCTCACCCCTTGCTTCGAAATCGTTAAAAGTTTATGAAACTTTTGTAGGACAGTGTGgtgaatatattaaacaa AGTGTGTATAATGGATTTAATCCtttcaattttaagtttGTAAGATACGCGAGAtcaattaaacaaattcgTAACTATCTATTACGCGACG GACcttgtataataatgacATCTCCTGGTATGTTACAGGGAGGGCCATCACTTGAGGTGTTTGAGCTTTTGTGTCCTGATAACCGTAATGGTGTTGTGCTTACAGGTTATGCTGTTAAAGGAACTCTGGCTGATGAACTTAAAAAAGATCCAGAACTTATTAATTTAGGAACTAAAGTTATTAAG CCAAGATGTAGTGTTGAGCAGATATCATTTAGTGCTCACGCTGACTATAATCAAACCAAGGGCTTTATAAAGAAATTATCCGTTCCAAATGTCATTTTAGTTCATGGTGAACGTAATGAAATGAAACGTATGAAAGATAAATTAGAG GAGGATATACCACAATTAACGGTATTTATGCCTGAAGTATTACAAGAAGTTACATTGACATTTACTCCTCAATGTTTTATCGATACCATTGGATCACTCTCATCAGACTTACAACTTTTAGATTCCACTACTCTTGGTGGTGTTTTTAGTGTTTTAGACGGTAATAAAGAAATTGATGAGGTAGTTTCAGCGGTGCTTTTGAAGGATAAAGATGAACGTATTATTTATAGTGACGATGTTAAAGAGTTTGATAATCTGTCAATAAACGCTTTGAATCaaaaaatgttttttacATTCCCTCACAAATTGGAATACTTGGTAAAAGCTCTCAAATCGgtttataataaagttgAGTTAATATCTGAAAATGAAGCCAATGTTCTAGATCAAGttaaactatataaacCAAATAATCAGTTACTACTCACATGGGAG TCTGGACCAGTATCAGATTTTATAGCGgatagtataattttaatggtGATCAAGTTAGTGACGAGTAATGATAGTGTAATGGAAGAAGTAAAAGTAAATAGTTCTATGAACATTGAGGAATcttttttaaagtttacAGAAATACAATTGTTACAAAAGTTTGGAACCTCCCTGGAAAAGGATGATAGgattttaaagtataaGTTGAAAGATGATGAATTAAAAGAggtttatttaacaattaatcTGGGATTAAGAGAG GTAATGTCTGAAGATGAAAAGATAAAAAGAAACATAATGGATATTATTAACCATTGTAAACAACACACTACGTCCaatcatattttaatataa
- a CDS encoding putative integral membrane protein: MMIGSGFWIYLFSALTWSIYSYTMDLSKISNTGNDLWTFLCDFPTLSSGSEELLIPPYYFSLESGGRLHGYVKIAAIEDIEDDLVISNIPQNNNSTIHSNTYNTLYSDNFHNTTDTMNNDNSHTSTITTTHNSVDTVSLDNMLQFNRLKIKTKPLLSISLRNRNMTNTSTNTFTDHISLLHLFRTIFHSIKHLKTDNNMDISVTATKTTTTTKTNTMTNNTPNALSDNLNLTSAYTNTTNNNSTNILSHNTNTNATLEDDSFIDNVYLILFSHSQWQLYLSNGPYETVQPSRNSRGYVYYSSAMSKLRVPITKVSDTITFQFVSDQPDRYILLLLNPDQRKMTLEGYVRFENPTSHNLPLELKHHFHILATWFFVYLISFVISSIYLHLYVQSASKANYCLSLNYLLYTSFLILDLVIIYFVRLTDRIPRYIWAISHIFKRLHEIYILTLLVVLSLGWKVLRDTLSSLEFQLISSITLICILMGLVEVAVSGFDISRYLVHAIACICILMATNFNIVLINTRIADEGLTPQAAVAYQHMKLFSNFRILFFVHMFKPAIFSLIRFVLQPTLDQVIIWDQHLNLFIDLSFDFTVYTLLFLNFLQTDKGLFNHILQNSSD, encoded by the exons ATGATGATTGGAAGTGGGTTTTGGATTTACCTCTTTTCTGCCCTTACTTGGTCCATATATTCTTATACTATGGACCTTTCTAAGATTTCTAACACTGGAAATGACCTTTGGACTTTCCTTTGTGACTTTCCAACACTTTCTTCAGGTTCAGAAGAACTTCTCATTCCACCTTATTATTTCTCATTAGAGTCTGGAG GTCGATTACACGGATATGTTAAAATCGCAGCTATTGAAGACATTGAAGATGATTTAGTTATTTCAAATATTCCTCAGAACAACAATAGCACTATCCATAGTAATACCTACAACACTCTTTACTCTGATAATTTTCACAACACCACTGATACCATGAATAATGATAACAGTCATACTTCAACTATCACCACTACTCATAATTCAGTTGACACTGTATCACTAGACAACATGTTACAATTTAACAGACTTAAGATTAAGACTAAACCTCTGCTCTCCATTAGTTTGAGAAACCGAAACATGACTAACACCTCTACCAACACCTTCACTGACCATATCTCACTTCTACACCTCTTTCGAACCATATTTCATTCCATCAAACATCTCAAAACTGACAATAATATGGATATTTCAGTTACTGCTACTAAAACCACTACTACTACCAAGACCAACACTATGACTAATAATACTCCTAATGCTCTAAGTGACAACCTAAATCTAACGTCTGCATACACTAACACCACTAACAATAACTctactaatattttatcacatAACACTAACACCAATGCTACCTTGGAAGACGATTCATTTATTGATAATGTATACttgatattattttcacATTCTCAATGGCAGTTATACCTATCTAATGGTCCTTACGAGACTGTTCAGCCATCTCGTAACTCAAGAGGTTATGTTTACTACAGTAGTGCCATGTCTAAGCTAAGAGTTCCAATCACTAAGGTTTCAGATACTATCACATTTCAATTCGTTTCCGATCAACCAGATCGTTACATTCTGCTCCTACTTAATCCTGATCAACGTAAGATGACTCTTGAAGGCTATGTCAGATTTGAGAATCCAACCTCTCATAACCTACCCCTGGAATTGAAACACCACTTTCACATCTTAGCCACGTGGTTCTTCGTTTACCTAATCTCGTTTGTTATTTCTTCTATTTACCTCCATCTGTACGTACAATCTGCCTCTAAGGCTAACTACTGTCTATCACTTAACTACCTGCTCTACACTTCCTTTCTCATTTTAGACCTGgtcattatttactttgTCCGTTTGACTGATAGGATTCCCAGGTACATTTGGGCCATCAGTCACATCTTCAAGCGTCTTCACGAGATCTACATCTTGACTCTGCTAGTGGTGCTATCTCTTGGTTGGAAGGTTCTCAGAGACACCTTAAGCTCTCTTGAATTTCAGCTGATAAGTTCAATAACCTTGATTTGTATCCTAATGGGCCTTGTTGAAGTTGCTGTAAGTGGTTTTGACATTAGCCGATATCTGGTTCATGCTATTGCCTGCATATGCATACTGATGGCCACTAACTTCAACATTGTCTTAATAAACACCAGGATTGCAGATGAAGGTCTGACTCCTCAAGCAGCCGTAGCCTATCAGCATATGAAGTTATTCTCTAACTTCCGTATTCTCTTCTTTGTCCACATGTTCAAACCAGCCATTTTCTCACTCATTAGGTTTGTCCTTCAGCCTACTCTAGACCAAGTGATTATTTGGGATCAGCACTTGAATCTCTTCATTGACCTATCATTCGATTTCACTGTTTATACCTTACTGTTTCTTAATTTCCTCCAAACTGATAAGGGATTATTCAATCACATTCTTCAAAACTCCAGTGACTAG